The genome window TTCGGTCAAAGTCGCACACGGGTGTTTCTAAACGCGCCATAAAACTCAATTCACCATTTATGGATGATCTTGGGATAATACCAAATTACCGCCCAATCAGGCCAGAAAAGCCAATTCGAATGCAGAAAATCGCGATAATCAAATTTGGCCGCGCGCACTCGGATGCAATAAGGATATGATCTATGCGCGCCCGCCATAATGACAGCCGCTACGCTTACTTAAGCACTTGTGGAATCGAAAGAACTGTGTTTTCCTGATTTGAAGGCCGGAGACAAAGTGCGGCGGCAGATTGAATAAAGTTTATTTCAAGTGTGCCGATTCCATATGAGCATAACTCAAAATCGCTTTCATTTATACAGACGTATATCAGCAGACTTTCTCCGGGAATGAGGGATGGCGACTAATTCCAGCTTTACGCGCCCGCCAAAGGCCGGGACACTCATAGGCCGCGAGCGCCCTATCGCCGCATTCGCGGAGGCGAAAAACCGGCTGACGCGCGAGCATCGCCATGTCATCGTTTTCCACGGCGCAGAAGGCATGGGTAAGAGCGCTCTGTGCGCGCATCTACGCCAGGCGCTGCTGGACAAGGAAAGTAAAACGGCCCGTTTTGCTCATATCGATTTCGCATCCACGCTCAACCGCATGGCTGATCGCGGATTGCTGCGGCTACGCGCGACATTAAGCCATAGCGGCACGATCAGATTTCCCTGCTTCGATATCGCCCTGGCCCTGTATTGGCATAAAATCTACCCGCATGAAGACATGCGCAGACTACTGAATGAAACCATTGAGGATAGCGAAAACACTTTTGAAGATACCAGCCATATTACCGACGCGCTGCCTGCCGGCCTGGCGCTAGGCTATCAATGGCTCTACATCCTGCGTTGCAGAACAGCGGAACCTTGGGTCAGCCGCGGCAATCAGGTCTTGCGCGACATAGAGCGGCTGACGCCTCAGCAGCTTTTTGAAAAACTCCCGTTTTACCTCAGCGAAGACATCAGGCAGTCTCTCGACGAAAACCCGGACAAAAAAACAGTTTTTTTTCTCGACACCTATGAGGCGCTGAAGGAATTATTGCCGGCAGAAAACGGCGACAGCGCTTATGAAGCCGATACCTGGATACGCCAACTGCTGGAAGCGACTCCGGGCGTATTATTCGCTTTCTTTTCCCGGCATGCGCTCAGCTGGAAACAAAAAGAATCGGACAACTGCCACAATTACCTGGGTAATCAACACCTGCTCGAACCGTTGACTGAAACTGACGCCGAAGCGCTGCTGGGCAGCAAATCCATTACGGACAAAAGTATACGCGACGCCATTTTCCAGGCAAGCGAAAACTACCCGCTGTATCTGGAACTGCAAACCGAACATTACCAGGGCTTGATCGCCAACGGTAAAACACCGCAACGCGAGGATTTCATTGGCGCCAAAGATACGCTCATCAAGCGCATACTCCCTTTGCGCAGGCGCGATGAGGGTGAAACACTCAAACTACTGTCCGTCGCGCGCGCATTCGATCAGGAGCTGTTTGGCGAGATTATTCGAGGATACGGTACCGGTCTTGCGCAATCCGTACTCGGCGATCTGATCAATACGCCGTTCATCCAGCGCTACCCGGATCAATATTACCGCATGCATCCGGCGATACGCGCGCAGTTGCTGGACGAACTGCCCCCGGATCGGCGGGATGCACTGCGCAACTATTTGTTCCAGCGTTTCGATACGCTGTGCCAGCCTCCCAGCACCAAAGAACTTAAACCCGAACACGAGGACGCCTTTGACGAAGCCTTTTATTACTGCGACACAGACCGTGGCGAAGGCTGGCGCGTACTGGACTGGCTGGAAGCACGCCTCGATATTTTCGAGAAGGCCTCACGCTACGATTTTGCAAAGCCTTACCGGCTTTGGGCGGTGATCTTTGCCGCGCAACATTCTGACGAAAAAAACAAATTACAACTGGCGTCCACGCTGAATAATCTGGCCATGCTCCACGACGTGCAAGGCGAGTACGAAGAGGCCGAGCCCCTGTTTAACCGCACGCTGGTCTTACTGGAAGAGGCGCAAGGGCCAGAACATCCCAATGTCGCCACCTGTCTTAACAATCTGGCCATGCTTCATGAGTCGAAAGGCCGATATAACACGGCCGAGCCGCTTTATCGGCGCGCCTTGGCCATTCAGGAAGCGTCGTTGGGCTCCGAACACCTGAACGTAGCCGGCACCCTGGATCACCTGGCCAGATTACATGAAGCCCAAAACCGCCCGGACGAAACGGAACCGCTCTATCGCCGCGCACTGGACATCAAGAAAAAAATGCTGGGAGAGGATCATCCCGGTGTCGCCGCCAATCTCAATCAATTGGCCAGACTCTACGATACGCAAGGCCAGTACGCCGCAGCTGAGCCGCTTTACCGCCATGCATTGGCCATCTGGGAAAAAACGCTGGGAACCGAACACCCATATGTAGCAACAAATTTGAATTATCTGGCGCGGCTGCACCACGCTCAAGGTGAATACGCCCTGGCGGAACCGCTCTATCGCCGCGCCTTGAACATATGGGAAAAAACATTAGGGCCGGATCACCCCAATGTCACCGGCTGCCTCAATCAATTGGCCAAACTCCATCACGACAGCCACCAGTACAGCGAAGCGGAGCCGCTTTACCGCCGCGCCTTGGCCGCGAAGGAAAAAAACCTGGGCGCCGAACACCCCGAAGTTGCCGAAACGCTGAATAATCTGGCCGAGATTTATCAGGCTCAAGGCCAATTCGAGCAAGCCACGCCGCTCTATCAACGCGCGCTGGCCATTCACGAAAAAAACCTGGGAGAGGAGCACCCGCATGTCGCAGCCAGCCTTTGCAACCTGGCCAAGGTTTATCATGCGCAAGGCCAATATGATCAAGCTATCCCTATTTATCGCCGCGCATTGGACATCAGGGAAAAAAAACTGGGCGCGGATCACCCCGACCTCGCCGTCAGCCTGAACAATCTCGCCAAACTGTATCATGCGCAAGCGAGATACGATGAGGCCGGGCCGCTTTATCAGCGCGCCCTGGCCATCAAGGAAAAAACCCTTGGAGCTGAGCACCCGGATCTCGCCAAAATTCTGGCTTCCCAGGCAAAACTTCATGAGGCGCAAGGTCGACATGAATTGGCTGCTCCGTTATTTCAACGCGCACGCGCAATAATAAAAAAAACGCGCGAACCGGGAAGCTCAAGCACGCAACACGTCCCGATACAACAGCCCGCCGCGGACGCTCCAAACGGACCTGCCGCAACAAACGCATCTCCGCCCTTTCCAGCCGAGGGGTTTTCCGGCAGAAAACCAGACGTCGCGCATACGATAAGAAATACGCAATCCGCGGTGGAACAGCGCCACGCCCCCCCCAGCCAGCATGATATAGCCATACAGTCTTACCAGACTGCCTCTACCGTCAGCACGCCGCATCAGGAACTGGCGTATGGCGATATAGATCGGGAGAAACCGCTCGGTAACTATAACCCGCGTGAATCGCGCATTGAAACCGCGATACCCGATCAACCGGCCCCGCCTGCGCAAACGCCTATACCCGGCCCGGTAATTTTAAATGCGGCTCAGGAGCCTGATGGCGGTCAGCAAACGGACGCTTCGAAAAAATCCAATAAAAAAACCGCATGGTTTTATAACCGGGCAATGAACTTTTTCAAGCAGATACCGGGGATAAACCGCCCGAACACTTCTATCGACCTGATCCCTTCGGAGCAAAGCCATGGCGAACCGGATCAGGACAGACGGAAAGCTGCGCCCCAGCCCGTCAGGAGCTTTCAAAAAGACAATCCGAGTCCGGACACTTTTTCCATTGATTCAACGGATCAAAGCCGCAATGAACCGGGTAGAAACGACCCGGAGGCGGTCCCGGAGCCTGTTCAAAACCTCCCCAAAAGCAATCCGAATCCGGAGCCTTCATCTATCGATTCAACGGATCAAGGCTACGGTGAACCGGGCCCGGACGATCAGGAGGCTGCGCAGGAGCCTGTCGATGAGCTTCTGAAATACAATCCGAATCCGGACGCTTTTCCCATCGATTCAGCGGATCAAAGCCACGGTGGACCGGCTCAGGACGATCAGGAGGCTGCGCAGGAGTCCACCCCTGATCTTCTGAAAAACAATCAGAGCCCAGAGCCTTTCGCTATCGATTCAACAGATCAAAGTCACGCTGAACCGGCTCGGGACGATAGGAAGGCTGAGCCGGAACCTGCCCGTGACCTACCGAATAACAATCCGAATCCTGAGCGGTTGGCTGTCGATACGACAGGCCAAAGCCACGAGGAACCCGGTCCGGACGATCAGGTGACGGCATTGAACCCTGTCCCGGATCTGTTGAGAAACAACCCGAATCCAGAGCCCTTGCCTATTGATTCAACTGCAAGCCTATCGGAAAAAATTGACAATGCCCCGGACTCGTATGATGCAACGGTATTGATTTACAACCGAGAAATAACCGTCAAGGAAAAAACACTGGGGCCGGAACATCCCGAAGTTGCGGAACTGCTGCAGCAACTGGCAAGAATCCATGATGCGCAAGGGAATCGCGACGACGCTGCCCCCTTGTATAATCGCTCGCTGGAAATCAAGGAAAAAACATTGGGAGCGGACCACCCCGATGTAGCGGAAGTACTGCAGCAACTGGCCCGGCTTCACGACGCGCAAGGCCAGCATGACTTGTCCGCGCCGCTGCACCAGCGAGCCCTGGTCATCAAGGAAAAAAGCCTGGGAACGGATCACCCCGACATCATCGAAAACCTGGATAGTCTGGCCATGCTGCGCAGCAAACAAGGGGATAGCACGGAAGCGGTGCAACTGTATCGCCGCGCCTTGGCAATCAAGGAGCGCACCTTGGGACAGGAACACCCCGATGTCGCACAAAGCCTGATCAATCTGGCCATGCTACACGATGCCCAGGGGCAATACAAAGAGGCTTTACCGCTTTATTTCCGCGCATTGGCCATAGAAGAGAAAACTCTGGGGCCGGAACATCCTGGCGTCGCCAAGTGCCTGCATAACCTGGCAAGACTGCACTATGCCCAAGGCGAATACGACGAGGCTACCGCGCTCTACCGACGCGCACTGGACATAGAAGAGAAAACCCTGGGACCGAACCATCCCGATGTAGCCCTGAGCTTGAATAATCTGGCCATGCTGCGCCATGACAAAAAACAACTGGATGAAGCGGAACACCTCTATCGCCGAGCCCTGGACATTTTCGAAAATGCGCTGGGCGCGGAACACCCGGGGGTTGCAACCAGTTTGAACAATCTGGCAAGACTCTATCAGGATAAAAAGCAGTATGAAGGCGCCCGCCAGCTCTACCGGCGCGCGTTGGCGATCTGGGAAAAATCCCTGGGGCCGGAACACCCCAACGTAGCGAAGAGTCTGAATAACCTGGCTTCGATCTATTACACTCAGGGTCAATACGACGAGGCCGAACCACTGTATATCCGCGCGCTGGCCATCAAGGAAAAAGCCCTTGGGCAACGGCATCCGGATGTAGCAACCGGCCTGAACAATCTGGCAAGATTATTCCACGACAAAAATCTGTACGACAAAGCGGAGCCGTATTATCGTCGCGGTCTGGAAATCTGGGAAAAAACATTAGGGCCGAATCATCCCAATGTCGCAAAAAGCTTGAATAATCTGGCAAGACTCTATCATGACAAAGGCCATTACGAACAAGCGAAGCCGCTTTATCTTCGCGCGCTGGCGATCTGGAAAAACACTTTGGGACCGGATCATCCCGATATCGTATCCATCAAGAACCTGATTCAAAGGTGCAGCTACGGCTACAAGCCGCAAGACTAAAGCCGAGCGGAATCAGGGCAATCGCGCTTAAATTGACTTGAAAACGCCGATAAGGCCGGCTGGAATAATGACTATTTGCTTCGGGTAAATAACCTGAAAACAGGTGACATCGTAGCCTTCGGTTCACATCTCAACGGTAACTTCGTTCTCGATACTCTTTTCGTTATTAAGGACAGGGTGAACGTCAATAGCGGCGGGCTTTGTTCACGCTTCACTCATGTGAATGACAGTGATCCTGCCCAGTTTCAGCAGACACATTGCCAAGCGACATTTTTAAGTTCAAAGGCCTCAGGGGACAAATAGCCCAGTTTCGAATGAAGCCGTTTCCTATTCTAATACGCTTCGATGTAATCGAAGACGTGTTGTTTGGCATCGTTCCTGGTCGGGAATCGCTCTGCGTGGATCGCCTCGACTTTAAAGCCGTGATTCCAACTTTCCATGGCGGCATTATCGTAGCAATCACCTTTCTTGCTCATGCTGCAAATCAGTTGGCGTTTGGCCAGCAAAGCCTGATAGGCATTTGAACAATACTGACTACCTCGATCCGAATGGACGATAACCCCTTTCGGTCAATGCCGCCGCCACAACGCCATCGTCAGCGCATCACAGACCCGTGTAGCGGTCATACGTTCAGCGATGGCCCAGCCCAGAACTTTACGCGAAAATAATTCAAGCACAACCGCCAAATAAAGCCAGCCTTCGCCAGTCCAGATACAGGTTATATCCGACACCCATTTTTGATTTTTCACCGGCGCTTCAAAATCCTGTTCCAACCGGTTGGGCGCTACCGGCAAGTTATGATTGCTGTGGGTCGTGGCCTTGTATTTCCGTGCTGCTTTCGCACGCCAGCCCCGGGATTTCATG of Candidatus Methylospira mobilis contains these proteins:
- a CDS encoding tetratricopeptide repeat protein; protein product: MATNSSFTRPPKAGTLIGRERPIAAFAEAKNRLTREHRHVIVFHGAEGMGKSALCAHLRQALLDKESKTARFAHIDFASTLNRMADRGLLRLRATLSHSGTIRFPCFDIALALYWHKIYPHEDMRRLLNETIEDSENTFEDTSHITDALPAGLALGYQWLYILRCRTAEPWVSRGNQVLRDIERLTPQQLFEKLPFYLSEDIRQSLDENPDKKTVFFLDTYEALKELLPAENGDSAYEADTWIRQLLEATPGVLFAFFSRHALSWKQKESDNCHNYLGNQHLLEPLTETDAEALLGSKSITDKSIRDAIFQASENYPLYLELQTEHYQGLIANGKTPQREDFIGAKDTLIKRILPLRRRDEGETLKLLSVARAFDQELFGEIIRGYGTGLAQSVLGDLINTPFIQRYPDQYYRMHPAIRAQLLDELPPDRRDALRNYLFQRFDTLCQPPSTKELKPEHEDAFDEAFYYCDTDRGEGWRVLDWLEARLDIFEKASRYDFAKPYRLWAVIFAAQHSDEKNKLQLASTLNNLAMLHDVQGEYEEAEPLFNRTLVLLEEAQGPEHPNVATCLNNLAMLHESKGRYNTAEPLYRRALAIQEASLGSEHLNVAGTLDHLARLHEAQNRPDETEPLYRRALDIKKKMLGEDHPGVAANLNQLARLYDTQGQYAAAEPLYRHALAIWEKTLGTEHPYVATNLNYLARLHHAQGEYALAEPLYRRALNIWEKTLGPDHPNVTGCLNQLAKLHHDSHQYSEAEPLYRRALAAKEKNLGAEHPEVAETLNNLAEIYQAQGQFEQATPLYQRALAIHEKNLGEEHPHVAASLCNLAKVYHAQGQYDQAIPIYRRALDIREKKLGADHPDLAVSLNNLAKLYHAQARYDEAGPLYQRALAIKEKTLGAEHPDLAKILASQAKLHEAQGRHELAAPLFQRARAIIKKTREPGSSSTQHVPIQQPAADAPNGPAATNASPPFPAEGFSGRKPDVAHTIRNTQSAVEQRHAPPSQHDIAIQSYQTASTVSTPHQELAYGDIDREKPLGNYNPRESRIETAIPDQPAPPAQTPIPGPVILNAAQEPDGGQQTDASKKSNKKTAWFYNRAMNFFKQIPGINRPNTSIDLIPSEQSHGEPDQDRRKAAPQPVRSFQKDNPSPDTFSIDSTDQSRNEPGRNDPEAVPEPVQNLPKSNPNPEPSSIDSTDQGYGEPGPDDQEAAQEPVDELLKYNPNPDAFPIDSADQSHGGPAQDDQEAAQESTPDLLKNNQSPEPFAIDSTDQSHAEPARDDRKAEPEPARDLPNNNPNPERLAVDTTGQSHEEPGPDDQVTALNPVPDLLRNNPNPEPLPIDSTASLSEKIDNAPDSYDATVLIYNREITVKEKTLGPEHPEVAELLQQLARIHDAQGNRDDAAPLYNRSLEIKEKTLGADHPDVAEVLQQLARLHDAQGQHDLSAPLHQRALVIKEKSLGTDHPDIIENLDSLAMLRSKQGDSTEAVQLYRRALAIKERTLGQEHPDVAQSLINLAMLHDAQGQYKEALPLYFRALAIEEKTLGPEHPGVAKCLHNLARLHYAQGEYDEATALYRRALDIEEKTLGPNHPDVALSLNNLAMLRHDKKQLDEAEHLYRRALDIFENALGAEHPGVATSLNNLARLYQDKKQYEGARQLYRRALAIWEKSLGPEHPNVAKSLNNLASIYYTQGQYDEAEPLYIRALAIKEKALGQRHPDVATGLNNLARLFHDKNLYDKAEPYYRRGLEIWEKTLGPNHPNVAKSLNNLARLYHDKGHYEQAKPLYLRALAIWKNTLGPDHPDIVSIKNLIQRCSYGYKPQD
- a CDS encoding IS3 family transposase, giving the protein MSKKGDCYDNAAMESWNHGFKVEAIHAERFPTRNDAKQHVFDYIEAY